A window of the Phaseolus vulgaris cultivar G19833 chromosome 5, P. vulgaris v2.0, whole genome shotgun sequence genome harbors these coding sequences:
- the LOC137834437 gene encoding uncharacterized protein At1g15400-like: MAGLQRSAVSFRRQGSSGFVWDDKFLSEEFNKLNNQHQNNDADQTKDLQLQPPPPLQRTRTSGGARAYRTGKVSPAIEPPSPRLSACGFCAAFGKTPPRDHSKPQRTMAAKHRARLVV, translated from the exons ATGGCTGGTCTTCAAAGATCTGCAGTTTCCTTCAGGAGGCAGGGTTCTTCCGGCTTCGTTTGGGACGATAAGTTCTTATCAGAGGAATTCAACAAACTCAATAACCAACACCAAAACAACGACGCCGATCAGACTAAAGACCTTCAACTTCAACCACCGCCGCCTCTCCAGAGAACCCGCACCAGCGGCGGAGCTCGCGCCTACCGCACCGGAAAAGTATCGCCGGCGATCGAGCCTCCgtctcccagactctctgcatGCGGCTTCTGCGCCGCGTTCGGAAAAACACCGCCGCGGGACCACAGCAAGCCGCAACGGACTATGGCCGCGAAGCATCGAGCGAG GTTGGTAGTGTAG